From one Streptomyces sp. CA-210063 genomic stretch:
- a CDS encoding small secreted protein yields the protein MEGTNPVNKKLAAALSGGAVLVLALSGCSGDDETNDKLNSWAKEVCDSVQPQIKKIAAANASIQKETSDDSAPADVQKADSQGFQDISDAYKAMATAIQQAGAPDVEDGEKKQKAAVAELNQLSTAYGELKKKSDALNTKDQAKFADGLEGVATELEKLSKTGSDALKELEKGEVGQAMAEQQSCKSATTSGTASAPASATKS from the coding sequence ATGGAAGGGACCAATCCGGTGAACAAGAAGCTCGCGGCCGCACTGTCCGGCGGTGCGGTACTGGTACTGGCGCTGTCCGGCTGCAGCGGCGACGACGAGACGAACGACAAGCTGAACTCCTGGGCCAAGGAGGTCTGCGACTCCGTGCAGCCGCAGATCAAGAAGATCGCGGCGGCCAACGCCTCGATCCAGAAGGAGACCTCGGACGACAGCGCACCGGCGGACGTGCAGAAGGCCGACTCCCAGGGCTTCCAGGACATCTCCGACGCGTACAAGGCGATGGCGACGGCCATTCAGCAGGCCGGGGCGCCGGATGTCGAGGACGGCGAGAAGAAGCAGAAGGCCGCGGTCGCCGAGCTGAATCAGCTGTCGACGGCGTATGGCGAGCTGAAGAAGAAGTCGGACGCGCTGAACACGAAGGATCAGGCGAAGTTCGCGGACGGGCTCGAAGGGGTTGCCACCGAGCTGGAGAAGCTGAGCAAGACCGGGAGTGACGCGCTGAAGGAGCTGGAGAAGGGCGAGGTGGGGCAGGCCATGGCCGAGCAGCAGAGCTGCAAGTCCGCGACCACCTCCGGGACGGCGTCGGCGCCGGCTTCGGCTACGAAGAGCTGA